From a region of the Methylocystis hirsuta genome:
- a CDS encoding N-acetylmuramoyl-L-alanine amidase encodes MAFAVKNHVLHQNDKPVAQKPTPNVGGVLKPSLLIMHYTAAQSAKGAISWLCNPNAKASAHLVVDLDGAVTQLAPFNRVAWHAGKSVWRRRSNCNAFSIGVELTNAGPLTKLANGKFADAYGKNVPASQVAMLVHKLDRGGEKPWMIYPALQIAAAVDIAKAICQTYGICDIAGHDDIAPTRKRDPGPAFAMESFVSRVLGRK; translated from the coding sequence ATGGCCTTCGCCGTGAAGAATCACGTCCTGCACCAAAACGACAAGCCTGTCGCTCAAAAGCCGACGCCCAACGTCGGCGGCGTTTTGAAGCCCTCGCTGCTGATCATGCACTACACCGCCGCTCAGTCGGCGAAGGGAGCAATTTCCTGGCTGTGCAATCCCAACGCGAAAGCCTCCGCCCATCTCGTCGTCGATCTCGACGGCGCGGTGACGCAGCTCGCGCCATTCAATCGCGTCGCATGGCACGCGGGCAAAAGCGTTTGGAGGCGGCGCTCGAACTGCAACGCCTTTTCGATCGGCGTTGAGCTGACCAACGCCGGACCCTTGACGAAGCTCGCCAACGGAAAATTCGCCGACGCATATGGAAAAAATGTGCCGGCGAGCCAGGTCGCGATGCTCGTCCACAAGCTGGATAGGGGCGGCGAAAAGCCCTGGATGATCTATCCCGCCCTTCAGATCGCGGCCGCCGTCGATATCGCGAAGGCCATCTGCCAGACCTACGGCATCTGCGACATCGCCGGCCATGACGACATTGCGCCGACGCGCAAGCGCGATCCGGGTCCCGCCTTCGCCATGGAATCGTTCGTCTCGCGAGTCCTCGGCCGCAAGTGA
- a CDS encoding PepSY domain-containing protein — MRAAGGCWRRALTVAALAATAAFLRAGASRAAEDAPARLQCFTMAQARSKMEAQKLADPFRCMRDVALRLQAEPLGARLCQLGEGLIYEISLLRRDGHIVKILVDAFSGRPHSSSIGAGSIGPGSIGAGSMGD, encoded by the coding sequence ATGCGGGCCGCCGGAGGTTGTTGGAGACGGGCGCTCACCGTCGCCGCTCTCGCGGCGACGGCCGCTTTCCTGCGCGCCGGCGCCAGCCGCGCCGCCGAAGACGCTCCCGCGCGGCTGCAATGCTTCACCATGGCGCAGGCGCGCAGCAAAATGGAGGCGCAGAAGCTCGCCGATCCTTTCCGGTGCATGCGGGATGTCGCCCTCCGGCTGCAGGCCGAGCCGCTCGGCGCGCGGCTGTGCCAATTGGGCGAAGGACTGATCTATGAGATCAGCCTGCTGCGCCGGGACGGCCACATCGTCAAGATTCTTGTCGACGCGTTCAGCGGCCGGCCTCATTCTAGCTCTATAGGCGCCGGCTCTATAGGCCCGGGCTCTATAGGCGCAGGCTCTATGGGCGATTGA